In one Fusarium falciforme chromosome 5, complete sequence genomic region, the following are encoded:
- a CDS encoding RNase H type-1 domain-containing protein has protein sequence MDSPIELPDGRLACGRHGLPICGSCCVDYTFMDDELPDSAGELDMLSYQGGSVVHDHDRAGPGYFRRIDPVIDCQPLPMREQGCIRGRGRVYPSKFVPPSAGALPNELFPAGLGRRASPHVYRFIRNNNPDEFLIFADGACLENGGSNPRAGWAICFKPVTDSDSGIVSGRLENFGPWGDCHEQTNNRAELRAVLAALRFRYWPGEGFTKLVIATDSEYVAKGATEWVSGWLWNGWRTSNRGAVKNRDLWEALLGEFERLEELGLKVEFWKIPRSLNAMADHAAKRAAEDEDLDGYCDVMGALV, from the coding sequence ATGGATAGCCCCATTGAGCTCCCAGATGGGCGTCTAGCCTGTGGACGTCACGGCTTGCCCATTTGCGGGTCCTGCTGCGTCGATTACACCTTCATGGATGATGAGCTCCCAGACTCGGCCGGAGAACTTGACATGCTTTCTTACCAAGGAGGCTCTGTGGTACACGATCACGATCGCGCGGGTCCAGGATACTTTCGACGGATTGACCCGGTAATCGATTGTCAACCCCTTCCAATGCGAGAACAGGGCTGCATACGAGGCAGAGGACGCGTCTACCCATCCAAATTTGTCCCGCCATCAGCAGGAGCTCTGCCTAACGAACTATTCCCAGCCGGCCTGGGCAGACGGGCAAGCCCCCATGTTTATCGCTTCATCCGCAACAATAATCCAGACGAATTCCTAATCTTCGCTGATGGCGCCTGTCTCGAAAATGGTGGATCCAACCCCAGAGCAGGTTGGGCCATTTGCTTCAAACCAGTAACCGACAGCGATTCAGGCATAGTTTCCGGACGTCTTGAGAACTTTGGGCCCTGGGGCGACTGCCACGAGCAGACGAACAACCGTGCCGAGCTACGAGCCGTCCTAGCCGCCCTACGTTTCCGGTACTGGCCGGGCGAAGGCTTCACCAAGCTGGTCATTGCCACCGACTCAGAGTACGTCGCTAAAGGCGCCACCGAATGGGTGTCGGGATGGTTATGGAACGGGTGGAGGACCAGCAACCGAGGGGCTGTGAAGAACAGGGATCTTTGGGAGGCACTGCTTGGGGAATTCGAGCggcttgaggagctcggcTTGAAGGTTGAGTTTTGGAAGATACCAAGATCGCTGAATGCCATGGCGGATCACGCGGCGAAGCGAGCTGCCGAAGATGAGGACCTGGATGGTTACTGTGACGTTATGGGTGCACTCGTTTAG